The Gemmatimonadales bacterium genome includes a region encoding these proteins:
- the topA gene encoding type I DNA topoisomerase: MPKKSSSRSRSRGAGQSGGLGRALVIVESPTKARTIKGFLPDGYTVAASMGHVRDLPSDAKEIPAKYKGQEWARFGVDVANDFQPLYVIPSDKKVIVRELKDELKDVDTLYLATDEDREGESISWHLLDLLQPKIPVRRMVFHEITREAIQEALEHTRDVDQNLVRAQETRRILDRLVGYTLSPLLWKKVAFGLSAGRVQSVATRLIVDRERERLAFRTGSYWDLSATLSHGDASFEAGMIALDGKRLATGKDFDEQTGKLARDVDVVLLDEATARTLVDTLRDAKWRITSVEQTPRTMRPYAPFTTSTLQQEANRKLRYSAKQTMQIAQRLYERGYITYMRTDSVALSEQALTAARSLVKGLYGDEYLPDAPRHYTNKVANAQEAHEAIRPAGSVFRTPDQTGLEGDEFALYDLIWKRTMASQMRDARKTATTVELQALNATFRANGLRTEFAGFLRAYVEGSDDPEAAIEDRDTPLPPLAVDDTPNCTALEPLGHETKPPARFTEASLVKALEENGVGRPSTYASIIGTIVDRGYVVRQGQALIPTFTAFAVTDLLIRHFGHLVDVEFTKGMEDRLDEIAAGDSDHLGYLREFYLGDEGLQNQTALGEKEIKPSEARIVALDGLGATVRIGRFGPYVEREEGDTPLRASLPRDATPADITAERVETLLRQRAEGPASVGTHPETGDPIYLLEGQYGPYVQLGEVEGKNKPKRASLPKGVKPDDVTLEMAVGLLALPRTLGEHPETHRPVKAGLGRFGPYILHDKGKGEAEFRSLKGEDNVLTVNLERALQLLAEPKAARGRRGVAATPLRTLGNHPSDQQPVNLFEGKYGPYVKHGDLNASLPRGADMNAFTLDQAVALLADRGKAPQGKGRARRPARRSRAATS, encoded by the coding sequence ATGCCGAAGAAGAGTTCTTCCCGAAGCCGAAGCAGGGGCGCCGGACAGTCCGGCGGGCTCGGTCGCGCCCTGGTGATCGTCGAGTCACCGACCAAGGCGCGCACGATCAAGGGGTTTCTCCCCGACGGCTACACCGTGGCGGCCTCGATGGGTCATGTGCGCGACCTCCCGTCAGACGCCAAGGAGATCCCCGCCAAATACAAGGGGCAGGAGTGGGCGCGATTCGGCGTCGACGTCGCCAACGACTTCCAGCCGCTGTACGTGATCCCGAGCGACAAGAAGGTCATCGTTCGCGAGCTCAAGGATGAATTGAAGGACGTCGACACGCTCTACCTCGCGACCGACGAAGACCGCGAAGGCGAGAGCATTTCGTGGCATCTGCTCGACCTGTTGCAGCCGAAGATTCCGGTGCGGCGGATGGTCTTCCATGAGATCACCCGTGAGGCGATCCAGGAAGCGCTCGAGCACACGCGCGACGTCGACCAGAATCTCGTCCGCGCGCAGGAGACGCGGCGCATTCTCGACCGTCTCGTCGGATACACGCTGTCGCCGCTGCTCTGGAAGAAGGTCGCGTTCGGTCTCTCCGCCGGGCGGGTGCAGTCGGTCGCCACGCGATTGATCGTCGATCGCGAACGCGAGCGCCTCGCCTTCAGGACCGGCTCCTACTGGGATCTCTCGGCCACCCTGTCGCACGGCGACGCATCGTTCGAAGCGGGAATGATCGCCCTCGACGGAAAGCGCCTCGCCACCGGCAAGGACTTCGACGAGCAGACCGGCAAGCTCGCGCGCGACGTCGACGTCGTCCTCCTCGACGAAGCCACCGCCCGCACCCTCGTCGACACGCTGCGCGACGCGAAATGGCGCATCACCTCGGTCGAACAGACGCCGCGTACCATGCGGCCGTATGCGCCGTTCACCACATCGACGCTGCAGCAGGAAGCCAACCGCAAGCTCCGGTACTCCGCCAAGCAGACGATGCAGATCGCGCAGCGCCTCTACGAGCGCGGCTACATCACCTACATGCGTACCGATTCTGTCGCGCTCTCCGAGCAGGCGCTCACTGCGGCGCGGTCGCTGGTGAAGGGACTGTACGGCGACGAATATCTTCCCGACGCCCCGCGTCACTACACCAACAAGGTCGCCAACGCGCAGGAAGCGCACGAGGCGATCCGCCCCGCGGGGAGTGTCTTCCGCACCCCGGATCAGACCGGGCTCGAGGGCGATGAGTTCGCACTGTACGACCTGATCTGGAAGCGCACCATGGCGTCGCAGATGCGCGATGCCCGCAAGACCGCGACGACCGTCGAGCTGCAGGCGCTCAACGCGACCTTCAGGGCGAACGGGTTGCGCACCGAGTTCGCCGGCTTTCTCCGCGCCTATGTCGAAGGCTCCGATGACCCCGAGGCGGCGATCGAGGATCGCGACACGCCGCTCCCGCCGCTCGCCGTCGACGACACGCCGAACTGCACCGCGCTGGAGCCGCTCGGTCACGAGACCAAGCCGCCGGCACGATTCACCGAAGCGTCGCTGGTCAAGGCGCTCGAAGAGAACGGCGTCGGTCGTCCGTCGACCTACGCCAGCATCATCGGGACGATTGTCGACCGCGGCTACGTGGTGCGCCAGGGGCAGGCGCTGATTCCGACCTTCACCGCCTTTGCCGTCACCGATCTGCTGATCCGCCACTTCGGGCATCTCGTCGACGTCGAATTCACCAAGGGAATGGAAGATCGTCTCGACGAAATCGCCGCCGGCGACTCCGATCATCTGGGCTATCTTCGCGAGTTCTATCTCGGCGACGAGGGCTTGCAGAATCAGACCGCGCTGGGCGAGAAGGAGATCAAGCCGTCGGAAGCGCGGATCGTCGCACTCGACGGCCTCGGCGCCACGGTGCGCATCGGGCGGTTCGGCCCCTACGTCGAGCGGGAAGAGGGCGACACGCCGCTGCGTGCATCGCTGCCGCGCGACGCCACGCCGGCCGACATCACCGCCGAACGCGTCGAGACGTTGCTCCGCCAGCGCGCCGAGGGACCGGCATCGGTCGGCACCCATCCCGAAACCGGCGATCCGATCTACCTCCTCGAGGGGCAGTACGGACCGTACGTGCAGCTCGGTGAGGTGGAAGGGAAGAACAAGCCGAAGCGCGCGTCGCTTCCGAAAGGCGTCAAGCCTGACGACGTGACGCTCGAGATGGCGGTCGGTCTCCTCGCGCTGCCGCGCACGCTCGGCGAGCACCCCGAGACGCACCGTCCGGTCAAGGCGGGGCTCGGTCGGTTCGGCCCGTACATTCTCCACGACAAGGGGAAGGGTGAAGCGGAATTTCGTTCGCTCAAGGGCGAGGACAATGTCCTCACGGTGAACCTCGAGCGTGCGTTGCAACTGCTCGCCGAACCGAAAGCGGCGCGCGGTCGCCGCGGTGTGGCGGCCACTCCGCTTCGCACCCTCGGCAATCATCCGTCCGATCAGCAGCCGGTGAACCTGTTCGAAGGGAAGTATGGCCCGTACGTCAAGCACGGTGACCTCAATGCGTCGCTTCCGCGCGGCGCCGACATGAACGCGTTCACCCTCGACCAGGCGGTGGCGCTTCTGGCCGACCGTGGCAAGGCACCGCAGGGGAAAGGGCGAGCTCGCCGGCCGGCACGTCGCTCCCGCGCCGCGACGTCGTGA